In one window of Macadamia integrifolia cultivar HAES 741 chromosome 2, SCU_Mint_v3, whole genome shotgun sequence DNA:
- the LOC122071843 gene encoding dynamin-related protein 4C-like — translation MLSLSLFPSIMFSRASPANGNSVLENKMVKLGLGKSTVDEEGELTPTSVPLYITYNERIRPLLDAIDKLRQLKVMKEGIELPTIVVVGDQSSGKSSVLESLAGINLPRGLGICTRVPLIMRLQQHSSAESELHLEYLNQVVHTDEDHVAQDIEDATIEIAGTNKGISNTPLSLVVKKKGIPDLTMVDLPGITRVPVRGQPEDIYEQISEIIKEHITPKESIILNVLSATVDFPTCESIRMSQRVDKSGLRTLAVVTKADQAPEGLLEKVTADDVNIGLGYVCVRNRIGKESYEEARKEEARLFQSHPLLSKIDKSIVGIPVLAQKLVQIQASSLAKCLPDIVKKINEKLNFNVSELDKLPKHLSNVTDAMTVFMQILGSTKESLRKILIRGEFDEYPDDKEMHCTARMADMLNVYSKDLHQKSRDPAAKFLMEEIKLLEESEGIELPNFLPRTAFLSILQSRVKEISNTPVEFIEKIWSYIGAVVVFVLMFHSDGYPQLQSFMRRAVQNLIEKMKEQSVDRVTEMVEMEKLTDYTCSPEYMSKWSKLMALQPSFKNEFNIEWKPSKVNIEGMGQVEVEHLREYYPALLDQAFDMRMRITAYWETVLQRLVDSLALHLVFNVQKLVNKEMEKEIVIELMGPSGGGIERLLEESPSIATKRERLNQSIRLLRESKKVVGNIMDRIDAPNGFANLGLCYDPV, via the coding sequence ATgctgtctctctctctatttcccTCTATCATGTTCAGCAGAGCCTCTCCAGCAAATGGTAATTCTGTTCTTGAAAACAAAATGGTGAAACTAGGATTGGGAAAATCCACCGTTGATGAAGAAGGAGAGCTCACACCCACATCAGTCCCACTCTACATCACTTACAATGAACGGATTAGGCCTCTGCTCGACGCCATCGACAAACTACGCCAACTAAAGGTCATGAAAGAAGGCATTGAGCTACCCACCATCGTCGTCGTCGGCGATCAATCCTCTGGTAAATCCAGTGTTCTTGAGTCCCTCGCGGGCATCAACCTCCCTCGTGGTCTCGGAATCTGTACTCGGGTTCCTCTTATAATGCGTCTTCAACAACATTCATCAGCAGAATCAGAGCTTCACTTGGAGTATCTCAACCAAGTTGTTCATACTGATGAAGACCATGTAGCCCAAGATATTGAAGATGCTACAATCGAGATTGCTGGTACCAATAAGGGTATCTCCAATACTCCTCTTTCTCTGGTTGTGAAGAAGAAGGGGATCCCTGATTTAACCATGGTTGATTTGCCTGGAATCACTAGGGTTCCTGTTCGTGGGCAGCCTGAAGACATCTACGAGCAGATTTCAGAGATAATTAAGGAGCATATAACTCCAAAGGAGAGTATCATCCTCAATGTCTTATCGGCTACTGTGGATTTCCCAACCTGCGAATCGATCAGAATGTCGCAACGGGTCGACAAGTCTGGCCTGAGGACGTTGGCAGTGGTCACTAAGGCTGATCAAGCTCCTGAAGGTCTGCTTGAGAAGGTGACTGCAGATGATGTGAATATTGGGCTTGGTTATGTCTGTGTTAGGAATCGAATTGGCAAAGAATCATATGAGGAAGCAAGAAAGGAGGAGGCAAGATTGTTTCAATCTCATCCCCTGCTTTCTAAGATTGACAAATCAATTGTGGGTATCCCTGTTTTGGCTCAGAAGCTTGTGCAGATCCAAGCTTCTAGTCTGGCTAAATGCTTGCCAGACATTGTGAAGAAGATCAATGAAAAGCTCAATTTCAATGTTTCTGAGCTTGACAAATTGCCCAAACATCTATCTAATGTGACGGATGCAATGACAGTTTTTATGCAGATTCTTGGGTCTACTAAAGAATCTCTCAGGAAAATTCTCATTAGGGGTGAGTTTGATGAGTACCCAGATGATAAGGAGATGCATTGCACAGCTCGAATGGCGGATATGCTCAATGTGTACTCCAAAGATCTCCACCAAAAGAGCAGGGACCCTGCTGCAAAGTTCTTAATGGAGGAAATTAAGCTTTTGGAGGAATCCGAAGGGATTGAGCTTCCCAATTTCCTCCCTCGAACGGCATTTCTCAGCATATTACAGAGCAGAGTGAAGGAAATTTCGAATACTCCAGTTGAATTTATTGAGAAGATCTGGTCTTACATTGGGGCTGTGGTTGTTTTTGTGTTGATGTTCCACTCCGATGGCTACCCACAGCTTCAATCTTTTATGAGACGGGCTGTGCAGAATCTGATTGAGAAGATGAAGGAACAATCTGTCGATCGAGTGACAGAGATGGTGGAGATGGAGAAGCTCACAGATTATACATGTAGTCCAGAATACATGTCAAAATGGAGCAAGCTCATGGCACTACAACCGAGCTTCAAGAACGAATTCAACATAGAGTGGAAACCCAGTAAGGTGAATATTGAAGGCATGGGTCAAGTTGAAGTTGAGCACCTAAGGGAGTACTATCCAGCTTTATTGGACCAGGCATTCGACATGAGAATGAGAATTACTGCTTATTGGGAGACTGTGTTGCAGAGGTTGGTGGATAGCTTGGCTCTTCATCTTGTGTTCAATGTTCAGAAGCTGGTGaacaaagagatggagaaggagaTAGTGATTGAGTTGATGGGACCAAGTGGTGGTGGGATTGAAAGGTTGCTAGAGGAATCTCCTTCAATTGCTACCAAGCGTGAGCGGCTCAACCAGAGTATCAGATTACTCAGGGAATCCAAGAAGGTTGTAGGGAATATCATGGATAGGATTGATGCTCCCAATGGCTTTGCTAATCTGGGTCTATGTTATGATCCTGTATGA